The proteins below come from a single Periophthalmus magnuspinnatus isolate fPerMag1 chromosome 7, fPerMag1.2.pri, whole genome shotgun sequence genomic window:
- the mxra8b gene encoding matrix remodeling-associated protein 8b, with protein sequence MLRDVTVISVLAVLFLPEALSQGVLSRFGLVVEARNITLPAGARAVLSCRSPRLVWTRDNLRDRQRVVHWDLVRRSPEYSVERVLDMSPGARQRVYNSFNKDRVSIPETAFNDGNFSLIINNVVATDKGVYTCNLHHHYCQVHRNIQIQLNVTKSARKEQRYWDGEKTVFVVLLGSSVVLPCVNRRPLWREGAQESQQQVVHWDYQAPGVRPDRAERLVDLYASGERRDYGPLFSQNKMSLDEDAFTLGDFSLSISDLKTADIGLYSCHLHHHYCGIQERRIFRLTVGAPPPSNPATSAPTTVQSNELPEPRIENSDVSRVENNDVSRIVNVILPEQKSHVVQHLGYVMASFLLLALISVSVILLTRRRNKRVVEFDVYRYERSNVTNTTDVSLDRTELSACDHEPSNSEYKNNLLKERGMTKDCNRDSEAKLWK encoded by the exons TTTTGGCCGTGCTGTTTCTGCCTGAAG CTCTGAGTCAAGGCGTCCTCTCCAGGTTCGGTTTGGTGGTGGAGGCTCGAAACATCACTCTCCCGGCCGGAGCTCGGGCGGTGCTGTCCTGCCGCAGCCCCCGCCTGGTGTGGACCCGGGACAACCTGAGGGACAGGCAGAGGGTGGTGCACTGGGACCTGGTGCGGCGCAGTCCTGAGTATTCAGTAGAGAGAGTCCTGGACATGTCTCCTGGAGCGAGACAGAGGGTCTACAACAGCTTCAACAAAGACCGCGTGTCCATCCCCGAGACCGCCTTCAACGACGGAAACTTCTCCCTCATCATCAACA ACGTGGTCGCGACGGACAAAGGCGTTTACACCTGTAACCTGCACCACCACTACTGCCAGGTGCACCGGAACATCCAGATCCAGCTCAACGTCACCAAGTCAG CTCGTAAAGAACAGCGCTACTGGGACGGAGAGAAGACCGTGTTCGTCGTCTTATTGGGCAGCTCGGTGGTGCTGCCTTGTGTGAACCGGCGCCCCTTGTGGCGGGAGGGGGCGCAGGAGAGCCAGCAGCAGGTGGTCCACTGGGACTACCAGGCTCCGGGCGTGCGTCCGGACCGAGCGGAGCGGCTGGTGGACCTGTACGCCTCGGGGGAGCGCCGCGACTACGGGCCGCTCTTCAGCCAGAACAAGATGAGTCTGGACGAAGACGCGTTCACTCTGGGCGacttctctctgtccatctccgACCTGAAGACCGCGGACATCGGACTTTACTCCTGCCACCTCCACCACCACTACTGCGGCATCCAGGAGCGCCGCATCTTTAGACTCACCGTGGGAGCCCCGCCCCCATCCAACCCCGCGACCTCCGCCCCCACCACCGTCCAGAGCAACGAGCTGCCCGAGCCGC GAATCGAAAACAGCGACGTCTCGAGAGTCGAAAACAACGACGTCTCGAGAATCGTGAACGTGATTCTCCCGGAGCAGAAGAGTCATGTGGTTCAACATCTGGGATATGTCATGGCCTCGTTCCTCCTGCTGGCCCTGATCAGTGTGAGCGTGATCCTCCTCACACGGAGACGCAACAAGAGAG TCGTGGAGTTTGACGTTTACAGATACGAAAG GAGCAACGTCACAAACACCACGGACGTGTCGCTGGACAGAACGGAGCTGTCGGCCTGTGACCACGAGCCGTCAAACTCAG AATACAAAAACAACCTCCTGAAAGAACGAGGGATGACCAAAGACTGTAACAGAG ACTCTGAAGCGAAGTTGTGGAAGTGA